From the Bacteroidales bacterium genome, one window contains:
- the rplT gene encoding 50S ribosomal protein L20 → MPRSVNVVAARNRRRKVMKMAKGQFGRRKNVWTVAKNAVEKGLTYAYRDRKAKKANFRQLWIVRINAAVREYGMSYSVFMGKIHAKGIELNRKALADLAMNNPQAFKAIVDAVK, encoded by the coding sequence ATGCCAAGATCAGTAAATGTAGTTGCGGCTAGAAATAGACGCAGAAAAGTAATGAAGATGGCCAAAGGACAATTTGGTCGTCGGAAAAATGTTTGGACAGTAGCAAAAAATGCTGTTGAAAAAGGATTGACGTATGCTTATCGCGATCGTAAAGCGAAAAAAGCTAACTTTCGTCAGTTATGGATTGTACGTATCAACGCAGCAGTACGTGAGTATGGTATGTCTTATTCGGTATTTATGGGAAAAATTCATGCCAAAGGCATCGAGCTTAACCGTAAGGCTTTAGCCGATTTAGCCATGAATAATCCACAAGCTTTTAAAGCT
- the infC gene encoding translation initiation factor IF-3 produces the protein MAKRTPYRGRRPFKRPEALHKINEYITAQVVRVVGENVEPGILSLRDAVEKAKELELDLVEISPTANPPVCRIIDYKKFLYEQKKKQKEIKAKTAKVVVKEIRLGPNTDDHDFNFKLKHAIKFLEDGAKVKVDVFFRGRSIIYKDKGEIILLKFAQALEEIGKVERLPKLEGKRMIMIIAPKKKK, from the coding sequence ATAGCAAAAAGAACACCATACCGCGGAAGACGACCATTTAAACGGCCAGAAGCCCTACATAAAATCAACGAGTATATTACAGCTCAAGTTGTGCGTGTTGTTGGCGAAAACGTTGAGCCTGGGATTTTGAGTCTCAGAGATGCTGTTGAAAAAGCCAAAGAGTTGGAATTGGATTTGGTAGAAATTTCTCCAACAGCCAACCCCCCTGTTTGTCGTATTATCGACTATAAAAAGTTTTTATACGAGCAAAAGAAAAAGCAAAAAGAGATTAAAGCGAAAACTGCTAAAGTGGTGGTTAAAGAAATTCGCTTAGGTCCAAATACTGATGATCATGATTTCAATTTTAAGTTGAAGCATGCCATTAAGTTTCTGGAAGATGGAGCAAAAGTGAAGGTAGATGTTTTCTTTAGAGGACGTTCTATCATTTACAAAGACAAAGGAGAAATAATTTTATTGAAATTTGCCCAAGCTTTGGAGGAGATAGGAAAAGTTGAGCGCTTACCAAAATTGGAAGGTAAACGTATGATTATGATTATCGCTCCTAAAAAGAAGAAATAA
- the rpmI gene encoding 50S ribosomal protein L35, producing the protein MPKMKTKSGAKKRFTLTGSGKVKRKHAFKSHILTKKTKKQKRNLTQVAMVDKADEANVKRLLAL; encoded by the coding sequence ATGCCAAAAATGAAAACTAAATCCGGTGCTAAGAAAAGGTTCACCCTTACCGGATCAGGTAAAGTAAAGAGGAAGCATGCTTTTAAAAGCCACATTCTGACAAAGAAAACTAAAAAGCAAAAGCGTAACTTAACGCAAGTTGCTATGGTTGACAAAGCAGATGAAGCTAATGTTAAAAGATTGTTAGCCTTGTAG
- the thrS gene encoding threonine--tRNA ligase yields MINITLPDGSLKQMPKGSTAYDVAMEISEGLARNVLAAKVNGEVVDASRAINEDASLQLFTWNDTEGKAAMWHSSAHLMAEAIEQLYPGVKFGIGPDVENGFYYDIDFMDYSISESDLEKIEKRMLELAKEKQVLIRREVSKKEALDFFTKKGDEYKLELINDLEDGSITFYQSGTFTDLCRGPHMMHTGPIKAVKLLNIAGAYWRGDEKRKQLTRIYGITFPKKKELTAYLELLEEAKKRDHRKIGKELELFAFSDKVGKGLPLWLPKGAMLRERLENFLKKVQKRYGYQPVITPHIGQKELYVTSGHYAKYGEDSFQPIHTPAEGEEFLLKPMNCPHHCEIYRNKPHSYKDLPIRYAEFGTVYRYEQSGELHGLTRVRGFTQDDAHIFCMPSQVKDEFKKVMDIIELIFSALDFNDVTVQISLRDPNNKEKYIGTDENWTLAENAIKEVAEERGIPAIIEYGEAAFYGPKMDFMVKDAIGRKWQLGTIQVDYNLPERFELEYIGADNEKHRPVMIHRAPFGSMERFVAVLIEHCAGNFPLWLTPDQVIILPISEKYQKYAEKVLTLLENADIRAQIDDRSEKTGRKIRDAEMKKIPYMLIVGEKEEEINTVSIRKHKEGDLGSKSISDFIADIKEETENIYK; encoded by the coding sequence ATGATAAATATCACATTACCGGATGGTTCGCTTAAGCAAATGCCTAAAGGCAGTACAGCTTACGATGTGGCTATGGAAATTAGTGAGGGTTTAGCTCGCAATGTGTTAGCCGCTAAAGTAAACGGAGAAGTAGTAGACGCAAGTCGTGCTATAAACGAAGATGCAAGTTTGCAACTGTTTACATGGAACGATACGGAAGGAAAAGCAGCAATGTGGCATTCTTCAGCACACCTAATGGCCGAAGCTATTGAGCAGCTTTATCCCGGTGTAAAATTTGGTATAGGTCCGGATGTTGAAAATGGTTTTTATTATGATATAGATTTTATGGATTACAGCATTTCGGAAAGCGATTTAGAGAAAATCGAAAAACGTATGCTGGAACTTGCTAAAGAAAAGCAAGTGTTAATTAGAAGAGAAGTAAGCAAAAAAGAAGCCCTTGATTTTTTTACCAAAAAAGGTGATGAGTATAAGTTGGAATTGATTAACGATTTGGAAGACGGTTCTATTACCTTTTATCAATCGGGTACATTTACCGACTTATGCCGTGGTCCTCATATGATGCATACCGGACCAATTAAAGCCGTAAAATTATTGAATATTGCCGGTGCCTACTGGCGTGGCGATGAAAAGCGCAAACAGCTAACTCGAATTTACGGTATCACTTTTCCAAAGAAAAAAGAATTAACAGCTTATCTTGAGTTGCTTGAAGAAGCCAAGAAACGTGATCATCGTAAAATTGGAAAAGAATTAGAATTATTTGCTTTTTCCGATAAGGTAGGGAAAGGATTGCCACTTTGGTTACCTAAAGGAGCTATGCTTCGCGAACGTTTGGAAAATTTCTTAAAGAAAGTGCAAAAGCGTTATGGTTACCAGCCGGTTATTACTCCTCATATCGGACAAAAAGAATTGTATGTAACTTCCGGACATTACGCTAAATATGGCGAAGATAGTTTTCAACCTATTCATACGCCTGCCGAAGGTGAAGAGTTTTTGCTAAAACCAATGAATTGTCCGCATCATTGCGAGATATATAGAAATAAGCCTCATTCATATAAAGATTTGCCAATCCGTTATGCCGAGTTTGGTACTGTTTATCGTTATGAGCAAAGTGGTGAATTGCACGGTTTAACACGTGTTCGGGGATTTACACAAGACGATGCCCACATTTTCTGTATGCCTTCGCAAGTGAAGGATGAGTTTAAGAAAGTGATGGATATTATCGAGCTTATCTTTAGCGCTCTCGATTTTAATGATGTTACGGTTCAGATTTCACTACGCGATCCTAACAATAAAGAAAAATATATTGGAACCGATGAGAATTGGACATTAGCAGAGAATGCTATTAAAGAAGTTGCAGAAGAGCGTGGTATTCCTGCCATTATAGAATATGGCGAAGCTGCTTTTTATGGTCCAAAGATGGACTTTATGGTTAAAGATGCAATTGGTAGAAAATGGCAATTAGGAACTATTCAGGTTGATTATAATCTTCCGGAGCGTTTTGAATTGGAATATATTGGAGCCGATAATGAAAAGCATCGTCCGGTTATGATTCACCGTGCTCCTTTTGGATCGATGGAAAGATTTGTAGCTGTTTTGATTGAGCATTGTGCCGGAAATTTCCCTCTTTGGTTGACTCCTGATCAGGTTATTATCCTGCCAATCAGCGAAAAATATCAAAAATATGCTGAAAAAGTTTTAACTTTGCTCGAAAATGCTGACATTCGCGCCCAAATTGATGACCGAAGTGAAAAAACCGGTCGGAAAATTAGAGATGCTGAAATGAAGAAAATTCCTTATATGCTTATTGTAGGCGAAAAAGAAGAGGAAATCAATACGGTTTCAATTCGCAAACATAAGGAAGGTGATTTAGGAAGTAAAAGTATTAGCGATTTTATTGCAGATATTAAAGAAGAAACAGAAAATATTTATAAATAA